In Bacillus toyonensis BCT-7112, a single window of DNA contains:
- a CDS encoding DUF1129 domain-containing protein — translation MKVSKEGEEFLIDTKVYLITKGIKEEDVDAFLEDAELHLIEGEKKGKTVSDIFGDSPKEYAEELVKEMEKDKSGSIKSILGMIIGIGGYWLVTNILFESPNHEFTLTNVQLIGYPIVLMITIVGIIFAFKMSSFKSKIKEFSIIYVAALLPILLLVLLMFMNKWYGTPVLQLTTIQSYILAGIVLLVLLIGEAYILGWIGMLVVIIPLLIMFVFKELGKQNPYWGILEPLLLYGSLYVLMRWSLKNEEQKTVN, via the coding sequence ATGAAGGTTTCTAAAGAAGGAGAAGAGTTTTTAATCGATACGAAAGTATATTTAATAACAAAAGGGATTAAAGAAGAAGATGTGGACGCTTTTCTAGAAGATGCAGAACTTCATTTAATAGAAGGTGAAAAAAAGGGGAAGACGGTAAGTGATATATTTGGTGATTCACCAAAAGAGTATGCAGAAGAATTGGTGAAAGAGATGGAGAAGGATAAAAGCGGGAGTATAAAAAGTATTTTAGGAATGATTATTGGTATTGGTGGATACTGGTTAGTTACAAATATTTTATTTGAAAGTCCGAATCATGAATTTACATTAACGAATGTACAATTGATTGGATACCCAATTGTTTTAATGATTACTATTGTGGGTATTATTTTTGCTTTTAAGATGTCATCATTTAAAAGCAAAATAAAAGAATTTAGCATTATTTATGTAGCAGCTTTGCTACCAATTTTATTACTAGTATTATTAATGTTTATGAATAAATGGTATGGGACACCTGTATTGCAATTAACTACTATACAAAGTTACATACTAGCTGGAATTGTCTTATTAGTATTGTTAATTGGGGAAGCGTACATACTTGGATGGATTGGAATGCTAGTTGTTATTATACCGCTATTAATTATGTTTGTATTTAAAGAATTAGGAAAGCAAAACCCATATTGGGGAATACTAGAGCCTTTACTTCTGTATGGAAGTTTATATGTATTAATGCGATGGTCTTTAAAAAATGAAGAGCAAAAAACTGTAAACTAG
- a CDS encoding DUF1129 domain-containing protein: MLSSEAQKFLLDMRLFLTAKSVKESDMESFLEDAELHLIEGESDGKSVEEIFGSSPKEYANELVKVMERDRQETWKQIGFTVMNIVAFWIIASILIVNNGKLQISLIQCIGYSFTLMLAVLGPNFLLRKMTFVTSFTKTWFSMWSLVMIAPMFLLGVVTILDVIYPTKMVTFTQMQSYMLAGGIFIMTVAINMYFEGWFKNLYLIIPLSIMLVFQAFTSEDLMPMLFQIICLYGSLFILIFVEIMMKTNRRETVN; this comes from the coding sequence ATGCTATCAAGTGAAGCACAAAAGTTTTTGTTAGATATGAGATTGTTTTTGACCGCAAAGAGTGTGAAAGAAAGCGATATGGAAAGCTTTTTAGAAGATGCAGAGTTGCATTTAATAGAAGGTGAGAGTGACGGGAAAAGTGTAGAAGAAATTTTTGGAAGTTCGCCGAAAGAATATGCTAATGAACTTGTAAAAGTGATGGAAAGAGATAGACAGGAAACGTGGAAGCAAATTGGTTTTACAGTAATGAATATCGTAGCATTTTGGATTATTGCTTCTATTTTAATAGTGAATAACGGAAAGTTACAAATTTCACTTATTCAGTGCATTGGTTATAGTTTCACATTAATGTTAGCTGTGTTAGGCCCTAATTTTTTGCTTCGTAAAATGACCTTTGTAACAAGCTTTACAAAAACGTGGTTTTCTATGTGGTCTTTAGTCATGATTGCTCCAATGTTTTTATTAGGAGTTGTTACGATATTAGATGTAATATATCCTACAAAGATGGTTACATTCACCCAAATGCAAAGTTATATGTTAGCTGGTGGGATCTTTATCATGACAGTAGCTATAAACATGTATTTTGAAGGATGGTTTAAAAACTTATATTTAATTATTCCTCTTTCTATTATGTTAGTATTTCAAGCATTTACATCAGAAGATCTCATGCCAATGTTATTTCAGATTATATGTTTATACGGAAGTTTATTTATTTTAATTTTCGTTGAAATTATGATGAAGACGAATAGAAGAGAAACGGTTAATTAA
- a CDS encoding PadR family transcriptional regulator, which translates to MSTSQMLKGILEGCLLAIISEGEIYGYEMSEKLAKYGFTMASEGSIYPLLIRMQKEGLISSVMKESPSGPKRKYYTLTEKGEDELDEFMGRWEAMQSSVERLLEGKGRK; encoded by the coding sequence ATGTCGACAAGTCAAATGCTGAAAGGGATTTTAGAAGGATGCTTACTTGCTATTATTTCTGAAGGTGAAATATACGGTTATGAAATGAGTGAAAAGCTAGCGAAGTATGGTTTTACAATGGCGAGTGAGGGAAGTATTTATCCGTTGTTAATACGGATGCAAAAAGAGGGGCTAATATCAAGTGTAATGAAGGAATCTCCATCTGGTCCAAAAAGGAAGTATTATACGTTAACAGAAAAGGGAGAAGATGAACTGGATGAATTTATGGGTCGCTGGGAAGCGATGCAAAGTAGTGTAGAACGTCTACTTGAAGGGAAGGGAAGAAAATAA
- a CDS encoding 3-hydroxybutyrate dehydrogenase, with protein sequence MVTNRVVFLTGAASGIGYEMGNTFAKEGAKVVITDRLEDRAKEAAEQLQKEGFQAIGLQCDVTSEEEITVALSQTVSHFGSLDVLINNAGMQHVSPIEDFPTEKFELLIKIMQIAPFIAIKHAFPIMKKQKYGRIINVASINGLVGFAGKAAYNSAKHGVIGLTKVAALEGATHGITVNALCPGYVDTPLVRNQLQDLATTRNVPLENVLEDVIYPLVPQKRLLQVQEIADYAMFLASEKAKGITGQAVVIDGGYIAQ encoded by the coding sequence ATGGTTACAAATCGAGTTGTCTTTTTAACAGGTGCTGCGAGTGGTATTGGTTATGAAATGGGGAATACCTTTGCAAAAGAAGGCGCAAAAGTTGTTATTACTGATCGCCTTGAAGATCGTGCGAAAGAAGCTGCTGAGCAATTACAAAAAGAAGGCTTTCAAGCTATCGGTTTACAATGTGACGTTACATCTGAAGAAGAAATTACAGTAGCGCTTTCTCAAACAGTTAGTCATTTCGGTTCATTAGACGTATTAATTAACAATGCAGGAATGCAACATGTTTCACCGATTGAAGATTTTCCAACTGAGAAATTCGAGCTTCTTATTAAAATTATGCAAATCGCTCCATTTATCGCCATCAAACACGCTTTTCCTATTATGAAAAAACAAAAATACGGCCGGATTATTAACGTCGCTTCTATTAATGGCCTTGTCGGATTCGCCGGAAAAGCTGCCTACAATAGCGCAAAACATGGCGTAATTGGACTGACAAAAGTTGCCGCATTAGAAGGTGCTACCCATGGAATTACTGTTAATGCACTTTGCCCTGGTTATGTCGATACCCCTCTTGTACGTAATCAACTACAAGACTTAGCTACTACACGAAATGTACCGCTTGAAAATGTTTTAGAAGATGTCATTTATCCACTTGTACCACAAAAACGTTTATTACAAGTACAAGAAATTGCTGATTATGCTATGTTTTTAGCGAGTGAAAAAGCAAAAGGCATAACTGGTCAAGCTGTCGTTATCGATGGTGGTTATATTGCTCAATAA
- a CDS encoding YvrJ family protein — translation MEEWIGMIGNVGFPIVVTLYLLHRIESKLDGITVAIEKLPQQLLKYDDPRDKK, via the coding sequence ATGGAAGAGTGGATCGGGATGATAGGTAATGTAGGCTTTCCAATTGTTGTAACATTATATTTACTCCATCGGATTGAAAGTAAATTAGATGGGATAACTGTTGCGATAGAGAAACTGCCACAGCAATTACTAAAGTACGATGATCCTCGTGATAAAAAATAA
- the mtnA gene encoding S-methyl-5-thioribose-1-phosphate isomerase — translation MSTFVTVPRSVSWKGDAIAVLNQTKLPYSTEYKTLTTIEEVWKSIVMLEVRGAPAIGIVAAFGLALASKKYNTIHIEEFQKIFNRDCNYLGTSRPTAVNLFWAIDRMRESIREIITIKEAQKTLEEEALRIQQEDEEVCRSIGEHALTCFTDGDNILTICNAGSIATARYGTALAPFYIGKEKGVHLHAYACETRPVLQGGRLTTWELKQAGIDVTLITDNTAAHAIRTKEIDAIIVGADRIVANGDTANKIGTMNLAILAKYFEIPFYVAAPLSTFDITKQTGTEIVIEERDETEVTKIFGKQVAPIGTDVYNPAFDVTPHELITGIITEKGIIRGDYEREIASLFEKQANT, via the coding sequence ATGAGTACATTTGTAACTGTTCCGAGGTCTGTAAGTTGGAAAGGTGATGCAATTGCGGTATTAAATCAAACAAAGTTGCCGTATAGTACAGAATATAAAACGTTGACGACTATTGAAGAGGTATGGAAAAGTATTGTAATGCTAGAAGTACGCGGAGCACCCGCAATTGGAATTGTAGCAGCATTTGGTTTGGCGCTTGCATCAAAAAAATATAACACGATACATATTGAAGAATTTCAGAAGATATTTAATAGAGATTGTAACTATTTAGGGACATCACGACCGACGGCAGTGAATTTGTTTTGGGCAATTGATCGTATGAGAGAATCTATTCGAGAGATTATTACAATAAAAGAAGCGCAAAAAACATTAGAAGAAGAAGCGCTTCGCATTCAGCAGGAAGATGAAGAGGTATGCCGGAGTATTGGGGAACATGCGTTAACATGCTTTACAGACGGTGATAACATTTTAACAATTTGTAATGCTGGAAGTATTGCAACTGCAAGGTATGGTACTGCATTAGCGCCGTTTTATATCGGGAAAGAAAAAGGTGTACACTTACATGCGTATGCATGTGAAACGAGACCGGTTTTACAAGGTGGCCGTTTAACGACATGGGAGTTAAAGCAAGCGGGTATTGATGTGACGCTTATTACAGATAATACGGCAGCTCATGCAATTCGTACGAAAGAAATTGATGCAATTATCGTAGGGGCAGATCGAATTGTCGCAAATGGAGATACGGCAAATAAAATCGGAACAATGAATTTAGCTATATTAGCAAAGTATTTCGAAATTCCATTTTACGTTGCAGCTCCGTTATCTACGTTTGATATTACGAAACAAACAGGTACCGAAATTGTTATTGAAGAAAGAGATGAAACAGAAGTTACGAAAATTTTTGGCAAACAAGTGGCACCGATTGGTACAGATGTTTATAATCCTGCATTTGACGTAACACCGCATGAATTAATTACAGGTATTATTACTGAGAAAGGTATTATACGTGGAGATTATGAGCGAGAAATTGCATCATTATTTGAAAAACAAGCTAATACATAA
- the mtnK gene encoding S-methyl-5-thioribose kinase — protein MGYYSLTEVTAVQYAKEHGYFDKKANVVCHEIGDGNLNYVFKLVDGERSIIIKQALPYAKVVGESWPLSIKRATIESKALKIFAKYVPDYVPVVYSHDEELAVTVIEDLSRLTITRKGLIDGEGYPLLSQHIGRFLAHVLFYTSDFGLQSEEKRMLEGTFVNPDLSKITEDLVFTDPFGHYDTNDYESDLQSVIDELWSDKILKLKVAQYKYKFLTRKEALIHGDLHTGSIFSSPSETKVIDPEFATYGPFGFDIGQFIANLLLNALSREEEKRSVLFFHIEKTWSYFVETFTKLWIGEGVEAYTKEKQWLPIILQNIFTDAVGFAGCELIRRTIGLAHVADLDEIANKERRIQAKKQALYLGKELIKYESKCADIQLFRTLFQQTVSGGIKA, from the coding sequence ATGGGATATTATTCATTAACAGAAGTAACAGCTGTACAATATGCGAAAGAACATGGATATTTTGACAAGAAGGCGAATGTAGTTTGTCATGAAATAGGAGATGGAAATTTAAATTACGTGTTCAAATTAGTTGATGGAGAGAGATCAATTATAATAAAACAAGCACTTCCATATGCGAAAGTAGTTGGTGAGAGCTGGCCGTTGTCTATAAAAAGAGCGACGATTGAAAGCAAGGCATTAAAAATTTTTGCGAAGTATGTACCAGATTATGTTCCGGTAGTGTACAGTCATGATGAAGAGTTAGCAGTTACAGTAATAGAAGACTTATCAAGACTAACAATTACAAGAAAAGGATTAATAGATGGAGAAGGATATCCACTTTTATCCCAGCATATCGGTCGTTTTCTAGCACATGTTTTATTTTATACTTCAGATTTCGGTTTACAGTCAGAAGAGAAAAGGATGCTAGAAGGTACATTTGTAAATCCAGACCTTAGTAAAATTACAGAAGATTTAGTTTTTACGGATCCGTTTGGACATTACGATACGAATGATTATGAGTCAGATTTACAGTCAGTGATTGATGAACTTTGGAGTGACAAAATTTTAAAACTAAAAGTAGCACAATATAAATATAAGTTTTTAACGAGAAAAGAAGCGCTTATTCATGGTGATTTACATACTGGTAGTATTTTTTCATCACCTTCTGAAACGAAAGTGATTGATCCAGAATTTGCAACGTACGGTCCATTTGGCTTTGATATCGGTCAATTTATCGCAAATCTATTATTAAATGCTTTATCGAGAGAAGAAGAAAAGAGAAGTGTACTATTTTTCCATATAGAAAAGACATGGAGTTATTTTGTAGAAACTTTTACGAAGTTATGGATTGGAGAAGGGGTAGAAGCATATACGAAAGAAAAACAATGGTTACCAATTATTTTGCAAAATATCTTTACTGATGCCGTCGGATTTGCCGGATGTGAACTGATTCGTAGAACAATTGGTTTAGCTCATGTAGCGGATTTAGATGAAATAGCAAATAAAGAAAGAAGAATTCAAGCTAAGAAGCAAGCGCTGTACTTAGGAAAAGAACTAATAAAATATGAATCTAAGTGTGCTGATATTCAACTGTTTCGAACATTATTTCAACAGACAGTTTCAGGAGGCATAAAAGCATGA
- a CDS encoding carbon-nitrogen family hydrolase yields the protein MKVVTILVTNDIIFPVFCKEKIKNGAEKMKVACIQMDIVFGDVEKNMENAKNKISEAMKERPDVIVLPELWTTGYDLTRLSEIADRDGLETKERLKEWSKQYGVHIVGGSIAKQTEQGVTNTMYVVNNEGDLVNEYSKVHLFQLMDEHKYLMAGNKTGEFKLDDIECAGTICYDIRFPEWMRVHTAKGAKVFFVVAEWPLVRLAHWRLLLQARAVENQCYVVACNRSGKDPNNEFAGHSLIVDPWGEVVVEANKEESILFGELTFEKIKEVRKGIPVFADRRPELYK from the coding sequence TTGAAAGTTGTTACAATTCTAGTGACAAATGATATAATCTTTCCAGTATTTTGTAAAGAGAAAATTAAGAATGGGGCTGAAAAAATGAAAGTCGCATGTATTCAAATGGATATTGTATTTGGAGATGTAGAAAAAAATATGGAGAACGCTAAAAACAAAATAAGCGAAGCGATGAAGGAAAGACCAGATGTTATCGTCTTACCAGAACTATGGACAACAGGATATGATTTAACGAGGCTTTCTGAAATTGCAGATAGAGATGGATTAGAAACGAAAGAAAGGTTGAAAGAATGGTCGAAGCAATATGGTGTACATATTGTTGGTGGTTCTATAGCAAAGCAAACAGAGCAAGGGGTTACCAATACAATGTATGTCGTAAACAACGAAGGAGATCTAGTCAATGAATATAGTAAAGTACATTTATTTCAGCTTATGGATGAACACAAATATTTAATGGCGGGTAATAAAACAGGTGAATTTAAACTAGATGATATCGAGTGCGCTGGCACAATTTGCTATGATATTCGTTTTCCAGAATGGATGCGCGTTCATACTGCTAAAGGGGCAAAAGTTTTCTTCGTTGTAGCAGAATGGCCATTAGTTCGTTTAGCACATTGGCGTTTGCTATTGCAAGCAAGAGCAGTTGAAAATCAATGTTATGTTGTTGCATGCAATAGGTCAGGAAAGGATCCGAATAATGAGTTTGCAGGTCATTCTCTAATTGTGGATCCTTGGGGTGAAGTCGTGGTAGAGGCAAATAAAGAGGAATCCATTTTATTTGGAGAACTTACATTCGAAAAGATTAAAGAGGTACGTAAAGGAATTCCAGTTTTTGCAGATCGCCGTCCAGAACTATACAAATAA
- a CDS encoding pyridoxal phosphate-dependent aminotransferase — MKLFQPSEIVTSLPTQFFASLVAKVNKVVAAGHDVINLGQGNPDQPTPQHIVKALQHAAEKTIHHKYPPFRGHESLKEAVATFYQREYDVVVNPKTEVAILFGGKAGLVELPMCFTNPGDTILVPDPGYPDYLSGVALAKAQFETMPLIAENKFLPDYTKIDDAIAKQAKLMFLNYPNNPTGATVSKDFFDETIHFANKHNILVVHDFAYGAIGFDGQKPVSFLQADGAKDIGIEIYTLSKTFNMAGWRIAFAIGNESVIETINLLQDHMYVSIFGAVQDAAREALLSSQSCVVDLVNSYESRRNALISACHSIGWNVDIPTGSFFAWLPVPEGYTSEQFSDILLEKAHVAVAPGVGFGEHGEGYVRVGLLHTEERLREAINRIDKLNFFKKSLTT, encoded by the coding sequence ATGAAATTATTTCAACCTTCTGAGATAGTAACATCATTGCCAACACAATTTTTCGCTTCACTTGTTGCAAAAGTTAACAAAGTCGTTGCGGCTGGTCACGATGTTATTAATCTAGGTCAAGGTAATCCAGATCAACCAACACCGCAGCATATCGTAAAAGCTTTACAACATGCTGCAGAAAAGACCATTCATCATAAATATCCGCCATTTCGCGGACACGAAAGCTTAAAAGAAGCCGTGGCAACATTCTATCAACGTGAATATGATGTAGTAGTAAATCCCAAAACTGAAGTTGCTATTTTGTTTGGTGGAAAAGCTGGATTAGTAGAATTACCAATGTGTTTTACCAATCCTGGTGATACGATTCTCGTTCCCGATCCAGGCTATCCAGATTATTTATCCGGAGTTGCTTTAGCAAAAGCACAATTTGAAACAATGCCGCTTATTGCCGAAAATAAATTTTTACCAGATTATACAAAAATTGATGACGCTATTGCGAAACAAGCAAAGTTAATGTTTTTAAACTATCCAAACAATCCTACTGGTGCTACTGTATCAAAAGATTTCTTTGATGAAACCATTCATTTTGCTAATAAACATAATATATTAGTCGTTCACGATTTTGCTTACGGTGCGATCGGATTTGATGGTCAAAAACCGGTTAGTTTCTTGCAAGCAGACGGTGCAAAAGATATAGGAATTGAAATTTACACATTATCCAAAACTTTCAATATGGCTGGATGGCGTATTGCTTTTGCCATAGGGAATGAAAGTGTCATCGAAACAATTAACCTATTGCAAGATCATATGTATGTTAGTATTTTTGGTGCAGTTCAAGACGCTGCCCGCGAAGCGCTATTAAGTTCACAATCTTGCGTCGTAGATCTTGTAAATAGTTACGAATCTCGAAGAAATGCTCTTATTTCAGCTTGTCACTCTATCGGTTGGAATGTAGACATCCCAACCGGATCCTTCTTTGCATGGCTTCCTGTACCAGAAGGCTATACATCTGAGCAATTTTCTGATATTTTGCTAGAAAAAGCACACGTTGCAGTTGCTCCTGGTGTTGGATTTGGTGAACACGGTGAAGGATACGTCCGCGTTGGTCTCTTGCACACAGAAGAACGATTACGAGAAGCAATTAATCGAATTGATAAATTAAATTTTTTCAAAAAGTCGTTGACAACATGA